In Methylotenera sp. L2L1, the following proteins share a genomic window:
- a CDS encoding LuxR C-terminal-related transcriptional regulator, giving the protein MYTKRHMPSDLHENLNQPSSARALRQSLKETQANDTHLRLYLNFGQQLFTYGWSVNAANNLLHSLCNLLSAQHAVLAIESSGKLVIYTQIGQTLPVGARVPMMGILAMMLKNPVQFAVHENKNTQLWTHADLQHHECLIPIALGQHGKGVIALSGKKLVLKQAELEALHAISGLIALAISQHQGPARSEADLSILEKLTPREREIFALLPAGLSNNELGIKLGIASGTAKIHVERVLNKLGVKDRTQAAVKAVELGYKS; this is encoded by the coding sequence GCGCCCGTGCGCTTAGACAAAGTCTGAAGGAAACGCAAGCAAACGACACGCACTTGCGGCTATACCTTAACTTTGGTCAGCAATTATTTACTTATGGATGGAGTGTAAACGCAGCAAATAACCTGCTGCACTCACTATGTAACTTACTCTCAGCGCAACATGCAGTATTAGCCATCGAGAGTTCGGGTAAATTGGTGATATATACCCAAATTGGACAAACGCTACCGGTAGGTGCGAGAGTTCCAATGATGGGAATATTAGCAATGATGTTAAAGAATCCAGTTCAATTTGCTGTGCATGAAAATAAAAATACACAATTATGGACACATGCAGATTTACAGCATCATGAGTGTTTAATCCCAATTGCACTAGGTCAGCATGGTAAAGGGGTGATAGCACTATCAGGTAAGAAACTGGTGTTAAAACAAGCTGAATTAGAAGCCTTACATGCAATCTCAGGGCTCATTGCACTAGCCATTTCACAGCACCAAGGCCCAGCACGCAGTGAGGCAGATTTGTCAATATTAGAAAAACTAACTCCGCGAGAGCGGGAGATATTTGCATTACTGCCTGCTGGATTAAGCAACAATGAGTTAGGCATCAAACTTGGCATTGCGTCTGGCACAGCTAAAATACATGTAGAACGGGTTTTAAATAAGCTTGGTGTAAAAGATAGGACCCAAGCAGCTGTTAAAGCGGTTGAACTGGGTTATAAGTCTTAA